Genomic window (Dasypus novemcinctus isolate mDasNov1 chromosome 10, mDasNov1.1.hap2, whole genome shotgun sequence):
GAACTGAGGTTTAGAAAAGATAAAACTTGCttcagataataaaattagtGGGAGATAATCATGAACTAGAATTCAGGTATTCCAATTCTTTGTCCCACTGGCCTGGAGTGTTCTtatcacacttttaaaatattggggCTCCTTTTGTCCATATCTTGTTATGTTAAGTTTTCCATGATTTCTGAAAGATAAGACATATGGGCATGTGCATTCACAAATGAATGTCTGGTTCTATAATTGTTCAGTTATAGGCTGTGTGCTCTCATACCACTTCCTTGGCAAAAATTTTCCTCCCtgagagagtttttaaaattaattaaaggaTCATTCTTAATTGATAAAGGAGACAAATTTGAGTTTTATTTCTATTAGCTTTTCCAACACATATAACCAATTACTTTATTGGAGATCTGGGGTTTTAGaccaaaaatacatacatatcaAAAATAATTACTAAATGTGTGAAATTCCATGTTTCATTCTTCTTTCCAATTCCCTGAGTTCTGCTTCTCCCTTTCTCTGTAGATCATAGGCTATCTCTATTGGTCTCCCTAAGAAATATGTTTcccttttaaattcattttatttataaccTCAAGCCAACTTATatctctattttcctttcttgtatgcCCATTTCcagaaatgattttaaatttcagttttctcttcAGATCAATATTGCCCTGGGAAGCCAAGACCCTTCTGAGTTGTTGAACTTCCAGAGCATATCCTCCCAAAGCAACCCCTTGTCTCCAAGCACTGTCCATAATAATGAGTAGTTTCAGGATTGAAGAGCTGACAGAATTGCCCAAGTAAGACTTTTTCccggaatgaaaaaaaaattttgaggcATCTTTGAGGACAGAAAAATCTCACAAAGTAATCTAAGATAAAAactatttgcaaatattattgAGCCACCTAAAAATTCAAAATGTGTTTTAACATTCCAAGAAGGTAGACATTTGCTCATCCCATTTTTAAAGCATAGCCTTGAAAATATGCAAAGAATAATTAACCATCATGGCCAGATTCTTCAAAAGATATCCAGGATAATTGAGAATTAGGCCACAGTCAGTGTTTTACCTGAACAGGATAATTTTTTCCAGTTGATATCCTCCTTATTTTCTCCAGGTTTTAAATTTCTCTGCTTTCCTGCTTTGCTTCCTGGACCATCATTGAACACTTATTCCAACCACCATGGTCTCCTGCCTTATAGCTTCTTCTGAAATTCAGGGATTGGTGATAAGGAAAGCATTTACTACTACTAATATCTAATGATCTATTTCTGACCCAGATCTAAAAGCTTGAGTCCTGAATATAACTTTATTATTCTGCTGTGAGATCTTCGGCTTTGTATCTGAGGCAGATTGTTTTCGGGTCTTGTTCTGTCCCCTGATTTTCTGGAGAGGATCTTGTGGATACTCATGACTACTAGATCCTGCCAGTAGGGTTAAGTTAGTGATAAAGTGCCTGTAACCTGACAGGCCCTTGCTGATAAgtggcattattattattaagtccATTGTCTTTTGGTGTTCAAAATATGTGGAAGGTGAACATCACCAGTATTAGTGAGTTCGTCCTGTTGGGCTTCCCATCTGCCCCTTGGTTGCagtttctgctcttcttcctcttcctcaacACCTATTTATTTGTGCTGTTGGAGAATTTGGTCATCATCTTTACTGTATGGGTCACTGCATCCCTCCATAAGCCCATGTACTATTTTCTGGGTACGATGTCCTTTCTGGAAACCTGGTATATTTCTGTCACGGTGCCCAAGATGTTGACTGGATTCCTACATCATCCCAATACCATCTCCTTCCTCGGCTGCATGACCCAGCTCTATTTCTTCATCTCACTTGCCTGTACTGAATGTGTGCTTTTGGCTGCCATGGCCTATGACCGGTACGTGGCCATATGCTGGCCTCTTCGCTATCCAGTCATGATGACCACAAGGTTTTGTGTTCAGCTGACCATCAGTTCCTGGGCGAGTGGCTTCACCATCTCCATGACAAAAGTATACTTCATCTCACAAGTTGCCTTTTGTGGCAACAATGTCTTGAACCATTTCTTCTGTGATGTGTCTCCCATCCTCAAACTGGCCTGCATGGACTTTGCTTTGGCCGAGATGGTGGACTTTATGCTAGCTCTCGTCATTCTTGTGTTTCCTCTCTCAGCCACTGTCCTCTCCTATGCCTTTAttgtctctaccatcctccacaTACCCTCAGCCAGTGGACAGTGGAAGGCCTTCTCCACCTGTGCCTCTCACCTTACAGTGGTGATCATCTTCTACACAGCTGTGATCTTCATGTATGTCCGGCCTCAGGCCATTACCTCACTCAACTCCAACAAACTGATTTCAGCTATATATGCAGTCTTTACTCCCATGTTCAATCCTATCATCTACTGCCTGCGGAACACGGAGGTCAAGCAAGCCATCCGAAAGGCCATGGCCAGGGGCCGAGCCCTTTTCTTGAGAGATTCTCTTTGCTGAAGAGACTCAGTCACTGCTTTTCTTTTCACCATTACTGATTCCACCTCAAAAACCACATCCATTGGAgtaattctacaattataaacATGCTTATTTAGTAGAATGTTTTAGGGACATGGGGCCATAGACCAGAGGAAATTTCCTTTTCTGGCAGGtcttaaataatttcttttaaaaagcactGAGTGAAATAATCAAAATTCTAAGAGACATAATTAGTAAGAcctataaaatgtttttttataaaaataatattaagaaaaaaaatcagttattatCTAATGATATTTAGAATTCTATTGGTGAGATTTTTccgttttgattttgttttgctttagaaGTCTCCTTTATCGTTTGGGGGGTTGCATAACAGAGGTTCTTCTATAGTCAAAGGTCCCTGTTTCTTGCTTCTTCATGGTGATTGAGCTGGTCCTTTTATAATCAAATGTCCTTGATATCTCCTTTCAATTGCTTTTCaaattttaggaaaatgaaaGGCAAAGTTCCTTCAGTCTCTGATAGAGATATAATAAAGTAGAAACCATGGCAGACAGCAAGAGTATATATGGATGCAAGTAGTATTTCATGCTTtagttcttttcctttgtaaaaacctctacatgtaattatttttaagatttattttttatttatttctctccccttccccatctgctctcttgtgtccattcactgtgtgttcttctgtgtctgcttgcattcttgtcagccacaccaggaatctgtgtctctttttgttgcatcatcttgctgtgtcagctctccatgtgtgtggcgccattcctgggcaggctgcacttttttcaaatggggtggctctccttatgaggcacactccttgcacatggggctcccctacacgggggacacccctgtgtggcacagcactccttgcaacCTAGCCAGAGGAAAGGCCGTATGAAATTCAGTGGCTGTTGGTTAAGCCCACTCCTTTATATATAAAGGAAGAATTGGCATTGACAAGATGCCTAGTGCTTTGATTTAGATGGCTCTTGGCCTGAATTTTCTGAGGTCTCTGAGGATTTTCCCAGGAAAATCACCGactcatttgttttccttttgattttgtgAAGGTGGATTCCATGTGCTAAGGAATAATATAAGCTTTCAATTGgctaatataaaatgaaaatgaaagatggATTCTACTGGCCCAGAAACAACATTGGAtgagtgaaataataaaatatgttttcaatACAGTTTGAAGATGACAGACATAGCAATTTAATTCAGTACTTTGGAGGCCATATTTTATAAGTTTTATAATAATCGAGCTGTTGATTTATTCAACAATATATTGTCTGTGTTTTGACTTTATTTGTCTTGTAACTCCATGACCTGACCTTTTTATATTGTTTCTATAAAATATCAAATGAGATTGTTTTAATTTGGTTTTATGTAATGTTGGgaactgaatcatgtcccctacaagaggcatgttcaggtcccaacccttaGTCCCATGTATGAACCCATTTGctaacaggacctttgaagatgttattagttaagatgttcccaaactgaatgagggtggggcttaatccaatatgactgaagtccttataagcaaagaaaattggacacagagaaatgccacagagagcagccagaagctggaattcAGTGGAACTAGAAGAGTAAAGAGAAGGTGCTGTCATGTACAATGTgaactgccatgtgacaggaaagccaaaaaATCCCAAGATTGCTGGCCTGACAGAAGATACCCACACTGGAGGAATCAAGCCacctagcctctgaaaccatgaagaaataaattcCTGTCCTTAAACCAACCCactatttattatttgttttaacatctaggaaataaaaaacatatttattaagATGACTTACAAAGTGAGGTACTTTCCAATTTACCTAAATCTATTAAAATATCCTGGCCTTCACTAATTTTAACCTAAATACTGTATATTCTTAATGATATGTACCATACTTCTTTActcaaaatataaaggaaatagaTTATGGTCCTCTTGGGGGAGCTAGAAATAATACAAGGTACTTTATCTTGAATCATATAATTACCTACACAAATGCTAGAATTTTCTAGGCTCTTGTAAAAGATAGGGTTCTGCTGTATAGATTTTGGCATAAAATTTGTTATTTCTTGCTAATGGATAAATAGTGCTATTTCTGAAatcttttaagattatttttatacttaaaatgCCATTTAATTTCAGTTAAACTTCCCTGGCATCCTTCATATTATAAGTAAACTATCATCTCTCTTTATAGCctgatatttcttttttgtactaaaacatctgatttttaaaattttgtttgcaACCATTAGAATATTTGTTATCTACAATATTGTTGTCCTACCTCTATTTTACTTGATCAATTTGGAATTCTGAGAATATTATCTTATTTCTTCTGTAACAGtacattttcctctctttttattGCTCTGTATTTGGTTATATACTTATGTTATTTTAGtgcttaaaatatattctttttaaatgtttaaagcaTTCAGAAAAGTAGTGAAACTAGTTTAACTGACAACTCTGTACATaaaccagattttaaaaattgaagattaAAAGCTTCAGGTAATTATGTTTTGGAATGATATTGCATAACTATATTGTACcttgggaatatatatatatatgtgtgtgtatatatatattataccaaTATCAAAAGAACAGCATTCAAAATAGCATTCAAGAAGGAAAGATGATATGGCATACAGCTCAATAGAAATCTTCAAACAATGGGAAAGATGGAGAAAGGCTATGGTTTTCCTGAACATCCATCAGGGAGTGAACTGGAAGAAGTAATAGATGAATTGTCAAAACTGAAGATAGAAGAAAGGttccatttaaaaagaaatgggcTGGATAACATCTTTAGTCAAATTTTTCCATTGATTGCAAAAAAAATGGGGATTCTATTTTTACTGAGTGCATCAGTAAAGGTTCACCCAgtaaaggaaatatatattaaaagatttatgGCAGGGAACTGGCTGACTTGATTATGAGGGCTGACAAGTCCAAAAATCACAGGGCCAGCTTTCAGGAAGAGTAGACTGGAACACTTGGATACAAGCCAAAGATTCTACCCAATGAGAGCTCTTCTTCCTCAGGGAAGACTCAGTTCTGCTCTCAAAGCCTTTCAATTGATTAAGTCAGTCTCATCCATAATATCCAGTATAATCTCCCTTATTTAGAGCCAATTGATTATGAGCTTTACTCACATTTACAAAATACCTTCATAAGAACACCTCAATTCGTGTTTGGTTGACTACCTGGGGACTGTAGCCAAACTCAGGTACAAACATTAAACTGACCATCACAGTCAaacccttgtcaacttggcagtcaTATACGTCTCCTTAAACCACACATCAGTCCACATAAAGACAATAAATAACAAAGCCATATTTCCACCTACTGTGATGCAACTATCCtgaacacacataaaacaagaaGATGCAAATTTCTTGAGTGATGTTCATTCTCCTCCTTCGATATCTTGTAACTTAAGTACTGTGAAGTGAAATTCATTATGATTAATACCTCTTGTACTAGATAATTAGgaagtaagagaagaaaacaaaatatctggcaaatacatatatatatatatatatatatatatatatatatatgcacacaaacaTATTCACAAAAAAATAAGGTAGAAATACTCATAGCTATTACAGCCATCTGTGCAACTGATCACATCATCTTAGCTGATATTTATAGCTATCTTTTTCCATTACCCATTCCATATTCTCCTTGTCCTCAGCAAACACCTCAGTGGACTGTGGTTCTTTGCTTATTGGGAAGGCCTGTACATTTATTCCTGAAACTCATTACAAGTTCTGTCTGAattgaattgtagttttctgttaaCTTTAATCACAGACATGGCAGCACTAAGATATGTCCTAAGGGATCTCCTATATTACAGACATAATCTTCCTTATCTCCATTGTGTAGTAGCAACAAATATCCCTTTCATAATCTGGATCATGAGAAGCCAAAAGTGACTAGTGACAATATCATATTCTTGTTACATGGAATCAGTGTTGTAGCTTCTAGTGGAACTATACCTCCCTTTGAAACAAATACCTCTAGACCAGCAGAGCCTAAGGTCATAGAGATGGGAAGCAAATATCTTGTTAATGGTTGCTAAAGGCTAATAGGGAATAAAGCCACCTCCATTTCTACCCTTTGATTTTTGGGCCCATGAATCATGACtatggaagaaatagaaacacaTATAGGATGTCAATTTAGAGCATATATAGCATTTTGAAGGGCATTGCCCAAACTCTACATAATATCACAACCTTGGTATTATGAGTACTATAACTACATGTTCAGAAGGCCATCCCATAATTATTTGAAACCAGGTGCTTCagaatgatggggaacatggtaataCCAGCAAAATCCATGTCCAAAGGCATAATGCCATACTTCATTTGCTTTGAAATGAATTCCTTGATCAGAAATAATGTTATGTGGAATACCAGGACAGTGCGTAAGTCATTCTTTAAGTCTATGGATGGTAGTTTCGGAAAAAACATCATGTGCAGGAAAGGCAAATCCAAATTCACATTAGGGTTTACTTCAGTAAGAATAAAATTGCTACTCCATGGTGAAATCAGTCCATTGTAATCAATGAACATCAGGTAGTTGGATATAATTGCCCTTGGGAATGGTGCCATATAATGGAATCTGTGCTGGTCTCTGGCACATTGGGCTCTCCCTATTGTAAGGTGTCCTTTGGTGAATTGAATTTGATCTTGCTAAGTCCATGCATAACCCCCATTCTTTCTACCATGACCATTttttttcatgagcttattgGGCGATGACAGGCATAAAAAGGGAAAGAGGCCAACTGTTATCCACAGAATGGGTAATCATGTCCATTTCATTATTAAAATCCTTCCTTGCTAGGGTCAGCCTTGAGTAAGGATTCACACAGGATACAGATATCTTCACATTCTTTTCTCATTCAGGGAGTCCATACATATACTtattccccagacctctttgtcaccaatttcctaattatattccttccaagttcctgaccATCTACCCAAACCATTGGCTACTGCTCATTAACATGTATAGGCTCGTACTTAGACCTTTTCTAAATGAACAAACAGCTGCTGTCCAAAGTTGTTCCCACCATTGTCCTCCTGGGATATGGCAGAAAGGGGTTTTAGAGTTGTAGCTGTACAATTTTAGATAGAggctgcatattgtgcagaacctgTTTTGTCTAGGCCCAGATTTTCACTTCCTTAATCAACTAGTAATAGAAAACTCCCTAATGAGTCCATATGGCAGactggaaagagaaggtaatgtagcAGGAGCAGGAGTCATGGGCATTTGGACTAGCTTCTTATGTACACTGTGTGACATTAGGGCCTGCTTAAACCTAGTCATATATATCTCATTTCCATTTGTTGATGGAGTTCTTCTGTTTATGTCCAACACTATGGATTGGTAGGTCAGAAAACACCCAGTTCATGATGAACATCTAGGTCACATGGTAACTAGGTGatcatggttaagtgttcagtgtTTATTAAGGCTGAATAGCAAGCCAAAAGTTGTTCTCCTGAAGAAAAGTAGTTATCTGCAAAGGATAACAGGACTTTACTTCAAAATCATAAGGGTCTGTACTGCAAGTCTCCTATAATGGTCTTCCAAAGGCAACAAACAGCATCTCTGTCTGTCATTGACACTTCAAGCACCATCAATCTTTTAAATCATATGGCCCATGTGGCACAGTTGTTTGAATGACTGCCTGGACCATTTGCAGAACCTTCTATACAATGAGCAGTTTTTTGGGTCATTTGGTAAATGGGCTGAAGAAGCACAGCCAAGTATAAATATGTGGCCCCCAATATCCCAAAAGGCCCACTTggtgtgtgtctcttttttggttatagGAGAGCCCAGATGCAGCAATTCATTCTTTACCTTAGATGGAATATCTCAACATACCCCACACTTACTACATTCCTAGAAATTTCACTTAGGTAGAAGGCCCCCAAATTTTGTCAGATTTACTTCCCACACACTGACATGCTAATCGCTTACCAATACGTCTAgagtaatttttatttcctcctaaCAAGGCCCAATAATAATCAATGCAGTGGACCACTGTAATGTCTTATAAAAAGGGGAAAAGTAATCATAGTCTTTGTGGCTTAAATTATGGCAAAAGACTGGCGAATTGAGATACAAGGTGTACTACttgccttgccagctgaaagcaaactggatctggtggtctttactaataggtatggagaaaaaaagcattttccagatcAATAACTACATACCAGGTACAAGAGGATGTACTAATTTGTTCAAGGAATTAGACCACAACTAAAGCAGCAGCTACAGTTAGAGTCGCCACCTGATTAAGTTTACGAAAATCCACTGTTATTCTCAAAGATCAATCAGTTTtatgcacaggccaaataggcaGGTTGAATGGTTATAATCACCCACATCTTTCAAGTCCTTAATGTGTcattaatttctgcaatccctccaggaatgtgGCATTATTTTGGGTTTGATATTTTCCTAGGTGTAGGCAGTCCTAGTGGCAAATTGGCCTCTAGTGACTTccgtttggcctttcctaccatattAACCCTCATGACATAGGTCAGGCAATTGATGTGGGTATTCTATCAGTTGCTGAGAACATCTATGTATCCCCAGAATGGCTTGAAGACCATTGGACTCACTATGAGACAGAGTTGAGCTGAAACTCCTTTGATCACTTAATCTTCATATGCCCCCACATTCATTGGTGggccacagtgacattttgggctCCAGAAATTAGTGTTGGTTTACAGGCAATGTTCAATAATCTTTGAAAAGTCTGATTAGTCCCACTTTTCTCAATGAACAGTCACTCTAGTAAAGGCCATAGATCTATTTGGGGAAGGCTGGGTGAAAGAATAGTAATGTAAGTCTTTGGCCAAAATTTCTTTTCCTCCAAATGATCCCAACCTCCTCTTCATTCAAGAGGTTCTACATATGTAAACTGCCTCAAGTCTTGGAATTGACTGAGGGGCCATGACTCTCTGTTTCGGTGATTCAGTTACAATTTTGCTAACTTGACCTCTTCTGCTTATATAAATCAGTTAAGGTTTTGGTAGAGAGATACTATGCTCATCTAGCTAAGCCATAGGTTTTCATGAGTCAAATTATTCCAATTACTCTGAGTTTGCTGTCCATTATGATAACCTGGTCCACCTAATCTTTGGTGGTTATCTTTGGTGGCTTTGCCCTTGCCACCCCATGATCACATTATCcacattgcatttggggattcCAGTTCAGTAGTGACAGTTTTCACTGTAATTTCTGACCTAAAGAGAAGATTGACCACAGAAGACTTCAGAGATCCTGGGGCTCTTCTCACAAATTTATTTCTGATA
Coding sequences:
- the LOC101412554 gene encoding olfactory receptor 6B9-like, translating into MWKVNITSISEFVLLGFPSAPWLQFLLFFLFLNTYLFVLLENLVIIFTVWVTASLHKPMYYFLGTMSFLETWYISVTVPKMLTGFLHHPNTISFLGCMTQLYFFISLACTECVLLAAMAYDRYVAICWPLRYPVMMTTRFCVQLTISSWASGFTISMTKVYFISQVAFCGNNVLNHFFCDVSPILKLACMDFALAEMVDFMLALVILVFPLSATVLSYAFIVSTILHIPSASGQWKAFSTCASHLTVVIIFYTAVIFMYVRPQAITSLNSNKLISAIYAVFTPMFNPIIYCLRNTEVKQAIRKAMARGRALFLRDSLC